Proteins from a genomic interval of Nostoc sp. TCL240-02:
- a CDS encoding SDR family oxidoreductase, protein MAKAKEKKEQTLQPPQQQELPGVELEMTPKPKADNAQYQGSGKLQDKVALITGADSGIGRAVAIAFAKEGADVAILYLNEHDDAKETKQLVEKQGRRAVTIAGDIGDETFCQQAIQQTVGEFGKLDILINNAAEQHPKESIEEITKEQLERTFRTNIFSMFFMTKAALKHLQTGSAIINTTSVTAYKGSPHLLDYSSTKGAIVAFTRSLSQNLVSKGIRVNAVAPGPIWTPLIPSTFPEEKVENFGKQVPMQRAGQPEEVAPSYVFLASDDASYVSGQVLHVNGGEVVNG, encoded by the coding sequence ATGGCTAAAGCAAAAGAGAAAAAAGAGCAAACATTGCAGCCACCACAGCAGCAAGAATTACCAGGTGTTGAATTAGAAATGACACCAAAACCAAAAGCAGATAATGCCCAGTATCAAGGTAGTGGTAAGTTACAAGATAAAGTAGCATTGATTACGGGTGCAGACAGTGGTATCGGTCGTGCTGTAGCGATCGCATTTGCTAAAGAAGGTGCAGATGTGGCTATTCTTTATCTGAATGAACACGATGATGCCAAAGAAACAAAACAGTTGGTAGAAAAACAAGGTCGTCGTGCAGTAACTATCGCAGGCGATATTGGCGATGAAACTTTTTGTCAGCAAGCTATTCAACAAACAGTTGGTGAGTTTGGCAAACTCGATATTCTCATCAACAACGCCGCCGAACAACATCCTAAAGAAAGTATTGAAGAAATTACTAAAGAACAATTAGAGCGAACTTTCCGCACTAATATCTTCTCAATGTTTTTTATGACTAAAGCTGCACTCAAGCATTTGCAAACAGGCAGCGCTATCATCAATACCACATCGGTAACAGCTTATAAAGGTAGTCCACATCTGCTAGATTATTCTTCTACAAAAGGTGCGATCGTTGCTTTTACCCGCTCCTTATCACAAAATTTGGTATCAAAAGGAATTCGCGTTAATGCTGTCGCGCCAGGGCCAATTTGGACACCTTTAATTCCCTCAACTTTCCCAGAAGAGAAAGTTGAGAATTTTGGAAAACAAGTACCAATGCAACGAGCCGGACAGCCAGAAGAAGTTGCCCCCAGCTATGTATTTCTAGCATCTGATGATGCTTCTTATGTTTCTGGACAAGTTCTACACGTAAATGGTGGCGAAGTTGTCAATGGCTAA